AGAAAGTTTTTGcagttttatgtattaattcactaatgtgaatgcagcaatcgaactctggtgcgcaccaaaagcggaccaaacaagtgtaccgagacctccttgaagaggtggtctcggtaccctttaaaacgaactctggtacggttcgtttgtggtgagaacacgatccgagattgaatagacctaactgcaaaaagtattgcgcattttggactaaaccagctgccgtagtgggtcgttggcaatattttcggaagatgagcatgtcacagtttcgcaaaagtaatgctcgccgcctcctgaagtgtcttgcgatgcgtcttcgccgtttgcagtgcattaaaattatattttcaagcTGCATccgtgcttcattctgaaaattaagactttgcatagagtgctgtatacaagcgatgcaatagattacaaccacgaacataattgcagcgtgCAGTCGTCTCTctatggtgtactgtatgctgtattttcctgtattttcctctttttgtttacttgcagagtttcgttgaaatttcccacacgtttattctgaccaatcgagaagcagtttaggaaaaaCGCTCAAAGACATGGCAAATGAGTGAtatggatgttatcacatgactgcattttggttcgtttcaactgatgcggaacagaacgatcagtgtggtgtgaaaaggtgtGAATGAAAAGGTAAAGCATGGTGTGAATATTTTTAACTgctaaaaatatacaatgtatcatttttttgcttttggtccggaccaaatgaaccaaactataggtgtgaaagcacccttagtgAGATAAAATATTTGCActaaatgtatgtattattcaattcttataaaaagaaaaactgcacAGTTTTAAGCATTTTTGTCTAGTTTTAAGATCTAATTGCATTTATTAGTGACTAGATATTTATGCTATTTTCAAGAATTCTTGTCAAGTCAATTTTGCTTACCCCAttggcagattttttttgcttgattcTAGTACACTTTAACTAGATTTAAGCATATCTTGCTTGTTTCAAGGGGGCATTTTTTGCAGTgtaaaaacaggacaaaacaacagtagattccgtgctgcacaaggcaacgcggcacagttaaatacataaTGGTAATGACAATttgaaacaggtgtgtggaaacggaAGGAGCAGACAAAAGCAGGGCGGACACGttacgaggaacgtaaacaaatgcacgtggccaaagtccgggctgagtcctgaagTAGCCCCCCTCAAGGCGCGACTCCTGACGTGCCAATCCGTCCTGACAGTCCTGACGGGGTCCAGGTGGGGGAAGCAAGTGTAACCGGCCTATCTCTGGCTACTGCTATGCTCTGCGTTGTGTAACAAAAGACCCGGAAGAACTGGAGCTGCTGCTGAACTGGGGAGATTATTCTGGAGAGATTAAAGAGTAAGGCATAAGAATATAGcgtagtctgtgtgtgatttttcacCTCTCCTCAGCGCGCTCACCGTGATCTCagtaaacatcacaataataacatacaataaacaatatatataaaacacactatGAATGGCATTGAATGCAAAATGAATCATTACATTTGTCCAGATGTACAGAATAATCTCCTGCAGCTAGTTTTAAATTACCCATTAGAAACCATTAGAATTAGAAAATAAACCATTAGaattacaaaataaactaattaatacaaaattaaTACATTGAGAGATAGAACAAATGTAAATACCTGGACAGATTAAAGAGTACAGCATAAGTATcgtagtctgtgtgtgatttttcacCTGCACAAATTAAAGGTAGTCTGTCGGTCTGTCGGGGCACACACATATATCGAACAGCTGCACTCGATAATAAACCCATTAAATCCAACCCATCCATTTGTAAAACAGTtgctaatacatttaaaaactgtGAACAATAATATTACCACATATTATAAACTTAATCAACTTTTCAAAACTTTTACAGGCTTACATGGAGAGAGCACCACTAACTGCTTACCTCTCAGCGCGCTCACCGCGGTCTGAGGAAGCAGCGCGGGCTGAACAAGAATGACCTCGCCACGCAAGAGACATATAGAACGTTTtccaaaaatggcaaaaataagatacgaaacaaaataataaggtTTTCGTGAACAAATTAATACTaagtaaatacatacaaatgaaAGGATGATTAGtgaaatacattaatattttgaGCATACACTTATATTAACATTCGTCACACAAGgtacacggcgaggcaggtggggggagcaaggcacacagcgaggcaggtcgggggagcaaggcacacagcggcatagccagagagggccgagcgacgtccacagccgagctgaagggccgaacGACGGCCACGGCCGAGCTGAAGGCCCGAGCGACATCCACGGACGAGCAGGGGGCCAAGCACTACCCCTGACGCACCGCGGCCAGTCACACCTCTCCGAAACCAGGAAcgggaagggagggagggaggggaggaaaaatcctccacagaacagaaaaaaatccacagaaaaATCCATGGGGCGAAACACGGGCCTGCAAAAGCCCCCGCGGACAGGAacaaatgcggggcgatgtcacaggacaccgaaaaagcaaaacaaaactcgggctggtgacGTGGCCCACAAACAGaaagtgaggcggcgccccccgCGGAGAAACTGGAagcggagcggcgtccctcactgGAAAAgtgcggaccgatgtcaccaaaaccgCGAAGTCCAGGGGGAATAAAAAAAGCTCCCAATCGGCCAGTCCACGCtaaagctatcctgctgggtcttggtGCGgcagaatctactgttgtctacTGTTGTCtagtcctgtctctagtccgtgtcttgtttcgtgtttttttgttattaaaccccgtttatttttgccatcctgcatttgggtctgtgtTATCCCGTGTTCGTGACAATACATTGCACCTTCATCatatttttcttcctcttaACGTCATTACACAAAGCTATTAGACGTTTTACCTGTTTTAAGACTGATTTATAGATCAGTTACAAtcatatgaatttatttattttattatttatgaagatATGCAATTATTTgtacatttacttatttatcaAAAACACTGCAGCTTTACTACTGAGACTGAATGACACACGGTCCACTGATCTAAGATCAGCATAAACACCCGCTctatttcacaaaataaaaagtacacacTGACAACTGCAGCAATCTTCAGGACTGAGAAGATTGTTTTTACTCACTAATAAACTGACaagctgtgtgtttatctccTAAGAGTGTGAATAATGAGAGACTGCAGAGGAAATGACTATCTATACATTATATGAACAAAAGACTGTGGATGTCTGACCATCAGACTCATATATAGTTCTTCCCCAACATATAAAACAGACAATAGAATTAAACCATAATAATAGTACTTTTCTAAACTCCACCTGctctaataataaatgtgtacaATATACTCATCCTGTGTCTTTGTGCTGCATGATATTGTAATGAACCCACAGAAGCAGATGTCAGAGAATCCGTATGCAGAGTTTATTAGCAGTAGAGTCCAATACAACATTCTAGAAAATGTGAAGCTAAAATCGTGGTCAGAGGACAGGCACAGTTcaaaaaactaacaatattTTTTGGCATTCATttgatttttatccattttgtaCATATTCTATGAACCTTTAGGTGAGCTACTCAGAGTGTTGTGTTGGAGACCCCTGCTTTAGAAACAATAagatacagtataatacagCGGTGACTGAGATGGACTTAAATTAtaattatctcatttatattgcttccatcatcatgatcatcaaaatcataaaaaatatacaatacatcTATGAGATAAAGAAAAGTATTTGTGCACTCTGTATCTGTGAATGATTACAGAGGAAACAAGAGCAGAGACTGAAACTCAATTATAATCTAAATATTGTCTTTGATATTGTATAGATTTAGcacttttcatttaaaatgatacaCGTCATTGAAAAACATGTTTCTCACAGATCCAGGGTAATTTAGCAGAACATTTCTGGTCATTCCAGTTGGCAGTCGAATGTGAAGCATAATCGTAAATCACAACACAGTCCTCTTCACCGTCATTATTTGGTTCCCTTTGAGCCCAGTACCTGAAACCAAGAGAATCAGATCAGATTCAATTTCCTTCAGTTCCACACATTGGACTGAATTCTCTCAGCCTCTGTTTACTTAAATGCAGAAAAATACAAGTATAACgaggaaaaaaatctttgttcAAGCAGGAGAACATTAAGATGATGTCATTTGTATTGCACAATAAAAACAGGGAAATATTTTCTTAcccagtgttcagtggtgtatcGTCCACGCATTCTCCCTCATTTACTGTGTCACTCAGACCAATCCAAGTCTGAGGGTTGTCCAGCTGTTTAACGATGAACTCctttaaatgacataaaaaaacagCTGATTAATAAAGGCTTtagtccctctctctctctttctctctctctctctctctctctctctctctctctctctctctctctctctctctctctctctctcacacacacacacacacacacacacacacacacacacacacacacacacacacacacacacacctgttcctcttTGCTGTTTATGATCATCAGGTCTGCGCCTATGGCCTTGCAGTCTTTTCTGCTCTCCTCCCAGCTCTTCGTCTCATTAGACATGACATAGAATCTGGAACTAAAACTGAAACACTTCTGTTTACCTACAGATACCAGTGAAGAAGATTTACAGATCAAAACACatactttttgttgttgttattattattattgttgttgttgtttttgttgttgttgttgttgttgtgtattcaTGATTTCTATTTGTCCACATAgaccgggcatcaccaaatggcggactgcggtccggatccggaccgagtgacgggtctgcccggacccgttaaaattctaatattatcatattaagcatctccttataaTCTAAAATTGTAAGATTATATAAActatttgatattaataaaaagataaatctttcgtttatgcgcagttaatctagttattacgacaggagcgtcatcaaaagccaagccaaaaacagaagtttctgttccatactccagagcagaaggtggcagtaatgcacctaattacgctggcaggacaattaagattcaacctgctgacaggacagttacatgcccatttctctcactaggaacggaagacagaaagggagtaaggagaggtggaaaggagagaggaaaaagggagctgctcaaagctctgcacttttcttttattcagtaaattctgccctgtatTTGAAATGtccttttgcctaaggttcctgtgttattaatatagttaatgtttaaaaaaggggcagctcaaaagtcttttgtttaatttttttcttaaagattaaaagcacttttattttattcaaaagattctgaatgttttacattacatgaaatataggccctaagttcaggctgctctaagctgtgtttgcactttttatttattttattcagaagaaattcagtgtctgttgtctgttacttgataTGTAATAAAGActactacaggattgttttccattcaagtgccatacaagttcagactttgaaaacactaacaatatttacaatacacaattaacaataaattatatagaaatgtatgtgcattattgattttattaacatgagggtacactattttaagtgacaatataagattcggacctttgctcgGAGagaattttagtaactggacctctttgaattttaattgaatacccctgacATAGACAATAGAATATAAGGAAAACATTTAATCAGccataattaacattaaaacagatATTAGTTATCTATTAATCCTCCAGTAGACTTTGAGACCTCTTCAGACTCAGGAGTTACTTAGTTGTAAGTAATTAACTAGAAGTTAGTGCTAGTAACTTAGTGTTAATGaagaattattcattaattttttcctttattcatATTCTTAGTTACCTAGAAGTTCAGGGACAGTATTGTAAAGTGTTATCAGTATTACAAAGATTCACCTCATTCTGAGATCTTGGAGGAACATGTGAGAGGATGTGAGTTTAAATCATTATTCCACAGATTCAAGATGGTACGTGGATTTCCAATGAGGGCATTTAACTGTtgagcaaaaaaattaaaacaaaattcaGCTACTTGAACTAAATAATGTTTTCTggtatctgtctctctcctcccgTAACTGGTCTCTGTCTTTAGTCAGGTTATTTTAACTGGACTGTAACTGGTCTCTGTCTTTAGTCAGGTTGTAACTGGACTGTAACTGGTCTCTGTCTTTAGTCAGGTTATTGTAACTGGActgtaactggtctctctctttagtcaggttgTAACTGGACTGTAACTGGTCTCTGTCTTTAGTCAGGTTATTGTAACTGGActgtaactggtctctctctttagtcaggttgTTGTAACTGGACAGTAACTGGTCTCTGTCTATAGTCAGAATGCTGAATTTGATCCACAGAACTGTGACAGCAGTCAGCAAGGAAACAAACAGAAGCAGCACCGACCACACTGCAGTCAGTCTGCAACACCTGCTCCATGCAGTGTCTCCTCCTACAGGTACATGAACACCAAAGACCCAGGTTTTAGTATCTCAATCTTATCTAGCATTTACAGTTTAACATAAACACTGAGCTGGAGAACATCTTAATAACTCTATCCAGCCATCAGTATGAAACTCCTCCCCTTCTACTAATGCATGCAATGATGGGCAGAGCTTTGGGCTGATTTTGAATAAGCTGACTGGCTTACGAAAACATGtatgtgtaataatataatgattttATAATGGTACAAGAAATAAGGAAATGCTCCTGTCTGATAAGGCCTTTGATTACAGTTTACAGCTATAAGATAAATTAGTTTCACAGTTGTCTCAATGGTTTACATGTTATCAACAGTATAATCTGTAAATATAGTGCAGAAATCagctttaaatgtttatgtCTTGTGTTAAAACACATGCAGATAACGTAACACAAAGATGATATGAAACAGAAAGACAAGCAAGGCTAAAAAACAAGCTGAGTAAAGAGAGGAAGTTACtcattaggggtcaagccccgaaggggcgaagacacctattgttattgtcagtttttcttctcctcttcttccaatgaagtcaatggcagcccatagaaccgtacataggaaagttatgtagtttggcacacatgtagaggccagtcttttAAGTTACtgtagcaactttggtgtgtctagctcaaaccctctagcaccaccaacagtccaaaatccaattatgttaatgttcataactgctgactcgtaaggcTTAGAGACAAAATTCTTGCACATTatggatcctttgctcatgccgattcgaatgcaccatatgacGTCCTTTCTGTCATGTATACCTTtctgccattttgaattttccgtaaaacctactttttcgaactcctcctagaccgtttgtctgATTTAAATGTCCTTTTGTATGTAGAATCCAGAGACGcccaagacaaaaaaaagctttttgatagaccaatgccttctcgtataccgtggcaacatacatggtggcgagcacgccaaaacagacgtgaggccgtatcttcgcaaaacttatgcgtgtcgacacgaaacttggtaaatgtcattatagtcatgacctgagggtgcatgcaacgtttcgtgacagcgccacctagtagtcacgagattttaaaaacagctattttcgcttataactaccgcaaactttagtctaaaatcatgaaggaggtgttgttagactccttgaggcatgatgagtcaaacgataccaaacggttttcggacggccattttgtgtggtggcgagcacgccaaaacagacgtgaggctgtatctttgTAAAACTTATGTGTGTcaacacgaaacttggtatatgtcattatagtcatgacctgagggtgcatgcaacgtttcgtgacagcgccacctagtggccacgagattttaaaaacaatgccatatcgctacgaaacttggtatggttcatcagcgacatgttctgagcacATCTGATAGGCATGACCCCGGAattgctgcttgcagctatattttctctctgtgttcctctCACCATGTTTACATTCTCACAGATATCCACCATCTTCTCCACTCACTGGAAcatataaaatcataaataaacgTTTCTCTACTTTAGAAAACACTTTTGAAAACTTTAACATTTGTACCTGTGTGTTGTTCTTCTAggtgtctctctgtgtcacaATTGTTCTTCTCTGTCTCAGGGTCATGACCTCTAACAGTTTCTGCAGTCTCATAGATTTCCACCACCATCTCCACTCGCTCAGATGAACGTTGAAGCATCTTTaaactataaaactataaaaaattaaactaaCGCATCTCTGTATGGACGTGACTGACAGTCTGTGCCTCTGTGTGAAGAATGAAATGTGCAGCTGTCAGTAAAGGAAGTCTGTCATAGAGCAAAGTGGATATCAGTATCTTCCTGTGGTCAAACTGTGAAGATTTTTTAGCTGTGCTTCTTACACATCCTGTAGATGTTCCTGTTAGAGTCCAGCAgttttattaaatatcaaaataacCTTGTGGATTTATAATGGTTTATACATTGCACCTTCATCATATTTTTCTTCCTCATAATGTCATTACACAAAGCTATTAGACTTGTTGCCTGTTTTAAgactgatttatatatttagatcAGTTTGAATATGATCATATGAATTCAGTTACATGTTCCTGCAGTAGATATTGAagtatttgtacatttacattttcagaaaCACTGCAGCTTTACTCTGAGACTGAATGACACATGGTCCAGTGATCAAGGATCAGCATTAACACCTGCTatatttcacaaaataaaaagtatacacTGACAACTCCACACTCTCTCAGTCGAGtgtgaataaagagagactgcggAGGAAACGACTGTCTAATATGAACAAAAGACTGTTGACGTCTGACCATCAGGCTCATATATGGGTCTTCCCCAACGTATAAAACACCGAATTGTATAGAATGTACATTTTCACTCTTCACACCTTTGGAATGACCTTTTTTCAAACCTTGTGTTTTCCTGACTTTTTCCCTTTCCTTGTGTTTCCTGAATTTGCTGGCCCTTCTTCAGTTGTGCACATCTCTTCTTCTGATTGATCATTTGAACACACTGGCTTCCCACACATCAGTCTGGGGGAAGACCCACTTCATCAGGGATTCCAAGAAGCTCTCCCCTTCCACTCTAGGCCCCTTCATTATTGAAAGCATTATTAACCCCTCCGTTGTCTGTCTCAAGCTCCACAGTTCCTTGCATGTTTCCCTACTAAAGCTGGTCTACTTCAGCCCTGCTGACCCCCCTCCACCCAGTTGGGTCATGTTATATCACCCTGCTTACACCATGAAGAGGATGATGGATGTGTGTCTTAGGGAGCCTGTAATACTTTATATTGTGAGGGATATAGCATGTGGGGGGGCAGATTTGGGTCCTGAGCCCCTctgacggatcatctgtagagattgtCAAgtgcaccaaatttcttggtgttcatctagcggagaacctcacctggtcactcaacaccagtgccatcaccaagaaagcccagcagcgtctgtACTTCCTaagaaggctgagaaaggcacatctccctccccccatcctgaccatgttctacagagggaccattgagagcatccttagcagctgcatcactgtctggtttgggaactgtacgatctcggatcgcaaaaccctgcagcggatagtgaggacagcggagaagattattggggtctctcttccttctatcatggacacttacaccacatgctgcatccgcaaaggcaacagcattgtggatgaccccacacacccctcacacacacactcttcaccctcctgccgtctggaaaaaggtaccaaagcattcgggccctcacgaacagactgtgtaacagttttttcctacaagccatcagacttctcaataactgaactgtactatactgagcacaacatacacacacatcatctgtatggactgcatagaccctcacaaaacacacacactgttttgcacacttttctgctgtttttgcacatactgtccaacatttcagctgtttttgcacatattgtacaatatctcagccattacgcacatactatacaatatttcagtcatttgctgtttttcgcacaactctatatattatccaaaggaacTTCTGATAAGAAGCTGTGtacattctaatgttactgcatgaaatattgtttgaacattcagtatttacactggtcggtcggcactgtttctgttactgtttcttgtcttttgtgtattgcattttttgtactttttgtattgtcttgtaactttatgtctgcactgttttttgtcctgcactgtcttttgtcctgcactgtttgcaccaggttgcacagttgcatttttatgtggctaagactacttatgtccttagccctgtctttgttttatgtagcaccttgatccgggagaaacgttgtctcatttcactgtgtactgcaacagctatatatggttgaaatgacaataaaagcttcttgacttgacttgacttgactctctAATACAAAATTTACATTGGGCCCATCTGGGTAAACCTGGCCAGTCAACTGGAGGGTCCCATTGAGAAGGGGGTTGGTACTGTCATGGTAcctgttttttctgttcttgtgtgttttcctcatgttttctccttatgtttcctgtgtgtgtctcattagTTCCCAACTACTCATCTGTCTGCAGCACAGATAAACACCGGTTTTCTCCAGCCATTCTTCAGCAAATCATTCTGGCTTCCAGTGAGGACCACAATTAATTTGCCTGTTTACTTGCTTTCTGCAACATCCAGCCTTGCATcacctctcttctcttctcgcCTTGTCTTTTCCAACCGCTCAGGTCCTGCTCACTCTGTGTCTCGTTACCCCTTCCAGTTGCAGATAGACTAAGCAATTGGCTCCCACACCACTGACCAGAGTTTGAATCCAGGCCTTAACAGTTATGCATGTTTGATACCGATTTATTAATAGAATTTAATTCAGTTTgaattcaatcattcattcaacaattaattaataattaatactgtTTGAAGCAGAAAGCCCCTGCAAATCAGAAACAGTCAAAACAGTCAGAACTTAAATCACAGCAGAAGCAGTCCTGTCAGTGTCCTGAAAATtgtatattattgtaaataagtgtttcattttgtatagcacaa
The Tachysurus fulvidraco isolate hzauxx_2018 chromosome 7, HZAU_PFXX_2.0, whole genome shotgun sequence DNA segment above includes these coding regions:
- the LOC113660774 gene encoding CD209 antigen-like protein 2 encodes the protein MLQRSSERVEMVVEIYETAETVRGHDPETEKNNCDTERHLEEQHTGKQKCFSFSSRFYVMSNETKSWEESRKDCKAIGADLMIINSKEEQEFIVKQLDNPQTWIGLSDTVNEGECVDDTPLNTGYWAQREPNNDGEEDCVVIYDYASHSTANWNDQKCSAKLPWICEKHVFQ